Proteins encoded together in one Silene latifolia isolate original U9 population unplaced genomic scaffold, ASM4854445v1 scaffold_221, whole genome shotgun sequence window:
- the LOC141638876 gene encoding secreted RxLR effector protein 161-like, with protein sequence MVVRSLSAIGALMYLANNTQPDIAFSVNLLARFSASPTKRHWNGVKHLLRYLQGTQDLGLFYPRKKDATLIGYGDAGYLSDPQKAKSQTGYVFTYDGTPISWKSTKQTLTAISSNHAELISLLYEASRECIWLRSMIKYIENECDIKTSDHPTIIYEDNTACIAQVKEGYIKGDRTKHIASKFFYTHDLKEQGTIDIQQVRSSENLAELFTKSLP encoded by the coding sequence ATGGTTGTTCGCTCTCTCAGTGCAATAGGTGCATTAATGTATCTGGCAAATAATACTCAACCAGATATAGCATTTTCGGTTAACTTACTAGCAAGGTTTAGTGCATCACCAACTAAAAGACATTGGAATGGAGTTAAACATTTGTTAAGGTACCTTCAAGGAACCCAAGATTTAGGATTATTTTATCCTAGAAAGAAAGATGCTACGTTGATTGGATATGGAGATGCCGGATACTTGTCTGACCCACAAAAGGCAAAATCTCAAACAGGATATGTATTTACATATGACGGTACACCCATATCCTGGAAGTCAACAAAGCAAACTTTGACTGCCATATCATCAAATCATGCagaattaatttcattattgtacGAAGCTTCTAGAGAATGTATATGGTTGAGATCCATGATAAAATACATTGAAAATGAATGCGATATCAAGACAAGTGATCATCCAACAATAATATACGAGGATAATACTGCGTGTATCGCTCAAGTAAAGGAAGGCTACATCAAAGGAGATAGAACTAAGCATATAGCTTCAAAATTCTTCTACACACATGATCTTAAAGAACAAGGGACAATTGACATCCAACAAGTCAGGTCAAGCGAGAACCTTGCAGAATTGTTCacaaagtcactaccataa
- the LOC141638875 gene encoding uncharacterized protein LOC141638875 — MIVQAIRCEFKATNNEAEYEALIRGMQMASGLKVRNLRVYSDSLLVVNHVNNEYVARDSKMIAYLKIATEQKSKFRTFKITQVPRDQNVEADALATLGATFQPTELSNIPITHVLTPAIQKEPDQDSTAKDVHIQCAQGTESLVSQWDKAGCRLEDSIPKLAKGWDTPRRQKGSTKKSLAGPCLRCLSKEEAETILQDMHSGECGNHAGGRSLSNKILRQGYFWPTMRADAINHAKRCESCQKAAPAIHQPAEPMHPIISPWPFMMWGMDIVGKLPRAPGNRVYMLVMTDYFSKWIEAEAMTEVKEQQVISFIKRNIISRFGIPSEIICDNGSQFISDNTEGFCARWNITPRKSAPVYPQTNG; from the exons ATGATAGTGCAAGCCATTAGGTGCGAATTCAAGGCGACCAATAACGAGGCCGAGTATGAAGCTCTTATACGTGGGATGCAGATGGCGTCAGGGCTCAAGGTAAGGAACCTGAGGGTATATAGTGACTCCTTACTTGTGGTAAATCATGTGAACAACGAATATGTGGCacgagattcaaagatgatagcctACCTAAAGATAGCCACAGAGCAGAAATCAAAGTTTAGAACATTCAAGATAACTCAGGTGCCacgagatcagaacgtggaggcTGATGCCCTGGCTACGCTGGGGGCAACCTTCCAGCCCACAGAGCTGTCAAACATACCGATTACTCACGTGTTGACCCCAGCCATCCAGAAAGAGCCAGACCAGGATTCCACAGCAAAGGATGTACACATACAGTGTGCACAGGGAACAGAATCTTTGGTTTCCCAGTGGGACAAAGCAGGATGCAGATTGGAGGATTCCATACCTAAATTGGCTAAGGGATGGGACACTCCCCGAAGACAGAAAGGAAGCACAAA AAAGTCATTGGCAGGACCATGCCTCAGGTGCTTAAGCAAGGAGGAAGCAGAAACAATACTACAGGACATGCACAGTGGAGAATGTGGGAACCACGCTGGAGGAAGAAGCCTGTCAAACAAAATCTTAAGGCAGGGGTATTTTTGGCCCACAATGCGCGCAGACGCCATAAACCATGCCAAACGTTGTGAATCATGTCAAAAGGCGGCTCCAGCAATTCACCAGCCAGCAGAACCAATGCATCCAATTATCTCTCCATGGCCATTCAtgatgtggggcatggacatagtgggAAAGCTGCCCAGGGCTCCAGGAAACAGAGTATATATGCTAGTTATGACCGACTACTTCTCAAAGTGGATTGAAGCAGAAGCCATGACAGAGGTAAAAGAACAACAGGTGATCTCTTTCATCAAGCGCAACATCATAAGCAGATTTGGGATACCATCCGAGATCATATGCGACAACGGGTCCCAGTTCATATCAGATAACACTGAAGGCTTCTGTGCACGATGGAACATAACACCGAGAAAGTCGGCCCCCGTGTATCCGCAAACCAACGGCTAA